A section of the Bombus huntii isolate Logan2020A chromosome 5, iyBomHunt1.1, whole genome shotgun sequence genome encodes:
- the LOC126865415 gene encoding spectrin beta chain isoform X3, with product MTTDISVVRGGWDPTLQQEIVDEYEYDGGNSSSRLFERSRIKALAGERELVQKKTFQKWVNSHLVRCSCRIGDLYVDLRDGKMLIKLLEILSGERLPRPTKGKMRIHCLENVDKALQFLREQRVHLENMGSHDIVDGNPRLSLGLIWTIILRFQIQDITIEETDNQETKSAKDALLLWCQMKTAGYHNVNVRNFTTSWRDGLAFNAIIHKHRPDLIQFDKLSKSNAIYNLNNAFNVAEDKLGLTKLLDAEDIFVDHPDEKSIITYVVTYYHYFSKMKQETVQGKRIGKVVGIAMENDRMIHEYESLTSDLLRWIEGTIEALGDRRFANSLVGVQSQLSQFSNYRTVEKPPKFVEKGNLEVLLFTLQSKMRANNQKPYTPKEGKMISDINKAWERLEKAEHERELALREELIRQEKLEQLAARFNRKASMRETWLSENQRLVSQDNFGFDLAAVEAAAKKHEAIETDIFAYEERVQAVMAVSQELEAENYHDIERINARKDNVLRLWNYLLELLRARRMRLELSLQLQQNFQEMLYILDSMEEIKMRLLTDDYGKHLMGVEDLLQKHSLVEADINVLGERVKAVVQQSQRFLEHGEGYRPCDPTIIVERVQQLEDAYAELVRLAVERRARLEESRKLWQFYWDMADEENWIKEKEQIVSTGDIGHDLTTINLLLSKHKALENEIQSHEPQLMSVAAVGDELVRQKHFGSDRIQERLQEILGMWNHLLDLAAFRRKRLEEAVDYHQLFADADDIDIWMLDTLRLVSSEDVGRDEANVQSLLKKHKDVTDELKNYATTIDQLRQQASSLGEQDAKSPEVLERLDSIDSRYKELMELAKLRKQRLLDALSLYKLFSESDGVEQWIGEKNRMLETMVPAKDIEDVEIMKHRYNGFEKEMYANASRVAVVNQLARQLLHVEHPNSEQIVARQNELNQKWAELREKAENKRDELNSAHGVQTFHIECRETVSWIEDKKRILQQTDSLEMDLTGVMTLQRRLSGMERDLAAIQAKLDALEMEAQNIQQQNLEDPEVIKGRIDQIHTIWEQLTQMLKERDAKLEEAGDLHRFLRDLDHFQAWLRRTQTDVASEDTPTTLADAEKLLTQHQNIKEEIDNYTDDYQKMMEYGERLTSEAGDGDTQYMFLRERLNALKMGWEDLRQMWVNRKILLSNSLNLQIFDRDARQAEVLLSQQEHILAKDETPANFEQAEHMIKRHEAFMTTMDANDEKINSVVQFAGRLVDEGHFAADKVKKKAESINERRRINREKANQYMEKLKDQLQLQMFLQDCEELGEWVQEKHITAQDETYRSAKTVHSKWTRHQAFEAEIASNKDRLQQLQQAAEELIQQKPDLAEIIKPKVAELADQFEELETTTHDKGERLFDANREVLIHQTCDDIDSWMNELEKQIESTDTGSDLASVNILMQKQQMIETQMAVKARQVTELDKQAEHLQRTVPDDKMEEIKCKKEKVAQRFAQLKAPLIDRQRQLEKKKEAFQFRRDVEDEKLWIAEKMPQATSTEYGNSLFNVHMLKKKNQSLRTEIENHEPRINLVCNNGQKLIDEGHEDSPEFQKLIPELTEKWKELKHAVDDRNKHLLQNEKAQQYFFDATEAESWMSEQELYMMVEDRGKDEISAQNLMKKHESLEHAMEDYAETIRQLGETARQLINDQHPLVDQIAVKQSQVDKLYAGLKDLAGERRAKLDDALQLFMLNREVDDLEQWIAERELVAGSHELGQDYDHVTLLWERFKEFARDTEAIGSERVAAVNGIADSLMASGHSDAATIAEWEDGLNEVWQDLLELIETRTQMLEASKELHKFFHDCKDVLGRILEKQNAMSDELGRDAGSVSALQRKHANFMQDLSTLQSQVSQIQEESATLQASYCGDKAREITNREGEVVAAWNNLQSLCDGRRTKLEDTGDLFRFFNMVRTLMIWMDDVVRQMNTSEKPRDVAGVELLMNNHQSLKAEIDAREDNLMACINLGKDLLARNHYASSQIKEKLAALTDHRNALLHRWEERWENLQLILEVYQFARDAAVAEAWLVAQEPYLMSQELGHTIDEVENLIKKHEAFEKSAAAQEERFSALHRLTTFELKEMKRREQEREEEERRKKEEAAAAEAARLAKATPVTSPDEPPSERAEAEGVPTGERPAGEDESHAPKGGSGSESGTLRRKERSRSKSPFRSFRWRKSAKSPSLDRSGVSDDERSISEQRSPTDDEFEGVLQRKHEWESTTKKASNRSWHKVYMVVRGQSLFVYTDQKSYKAAPDQPYKGESPLDLRGATITVASDYTKKKHVFRVKSQSGSDFLFQAKDDAEMNDWVTVLNQAAQGTSGAGTSRAHTLPAPTQAETKRRSFFTLKKN from the exons ATGACGACCGACATCTCGGTGGTGCGCGGGGGTTGGGACCCCACGCTACAACAAGAGATTGTCGATGAGTACGAATACGACGGGGGAAACTCGAGTTCGAGACTTTTTGAACGTTCACGCATCAAAGCTTTAGCTG GTGAACGTGAATTGGTACAAAAGAAGACTTTCCAAAAATGGGTCAATTCCCATCTGGTTCGGTGTTCATGCCGAATTGGCGATCTATACGTCGATCTTCGAGATGGCAAAATGCTCATCAAGCTTCTCGAGATTCTCTCCGGAGAACGTTTACCACGACCTACGAAAGGAAAAATGCGAATCCATTGTCTAGAAAACGTCGATAAAGCGTTGCAATTTCTTCGGGAGCAACGAGTGCATCTAGAAAATATGGGATCTCACGACATAGTCGATGGAAATCCTCGTTTGAGTCTTGGTCTCATCTGGACCATTATCCTGCGATTCCAAATTCAAGACATTACCATCGAAGAAACGGACAATCAAGAAACGAAATCAGCGAAAGACGCTCTACTTCTTTGGTGTCAAATGAAAACTGCTGGATATCACAATGTAAATGTACGAAATTTCACTACATCCTGGCGCGACGGTTTAGCCTTCAACGCCATCATCCATAAACACCGTCCGGATTTGATCCAGTTCGACAAACTTTCCAAATCAAATGctatttacaatttaaacaACGCGTTCAATGTAGCCGAAGACAAGCTTGGTCTGACCAAACTTTTAGATGCTGAAGACATATTCGTCGATCATCCTGACGAAAAATCAATCATCACTTATGTAGTCACGTATTATCATTACTTCTCAAAGATGAAACAGGAGACCGTGCAAGGTAAAAGAATAGGCAAAGTGGTTGGTATTGCCATGGAGAATGATCGTATGATACACGAGTACGAAAGTTTAACCAGTGACCTATTGAGATGGATAGAAGGCACCATAGAGGCTTTAGGTGATCGTCGGTTTGCTAACTCTTTAGTAGGAGTGCAATCTCAGCTCTCCCAATTCTCTAATTATCGTACTGTAGAGAAACCTCCGAAGTTTGTCGAGAAAGGCAATCTGGAGGTGTTGCTGTTCACTTTACAGTCGAAGATGCGAGCCAATAATCAAAAACCATATACGCCTAAAGAGGGTAAGATGATCTCGGACATTAACAAAGCGTGGGAGAGGCTAGAAAAGGCGGAACACGAGCGTGAATTGGCTCTGCGTGAAGAATTGATTCGTCAGGAGAAATTGGAACAACTAGCAGCTAGATTCAACCGAAAGGCTAGCATGAGAGAGACCTGGTTGTCCGAGAATCAACGTTTGGTTTCTCAGGATAATTTCGGTTTCGATTTAGCTGCTGTGGAAGCTGCAGCCAAGAAGCACGAGGCCATCGAGACAGACATCTTTGCGTATGAAGAACGAGTTCAAGCTGTTATGGCTGTTTCACAGGAATTGGAAGCTGAGAATTATCACGATATCGAACGTATTAATGCTCGGAAAGACAATGTTCTTAGATTGTGGAATTATCTGCTCGAATTGCTTCGTGCTAGAAGGATGAGATTAGAGTTGTCTTTGCAGCTCCAACAGAACTTCCAAGAGATGTTGTACATTCTAGACAGCatggaagaaataaaaatgcgTCTGTTGACCGACGATTATGGAAAGCACTTGATGGGCGTCGAGGATCTTTTGCAGAAACATTCTCTGGTAGAAGCTGATATCAACGTGTTGGGCGAAAGAGTGAAAGCTGTCGTTCAACAGAGCCAGAGATTCTTAGAACACGGAGAAGGTTATCGACCGTGTGATCCAACTATCATTGTTGAACGCGTACAACAGCTCGAAGACGCGTACGCTGAATTGGTACGCCTGGCAGTCGAACGCAGAGCCAGATTGGAAGAGTCTCGTAAATTGTGGCAGTTCTATTGGGACATGGCTGACGAGGAGAATTGGATAAAGGAGAAGGAACAGATCGTATCGACTGGAGACATTGGTCACGATTTGACGACTATAAATCTGCTGTTGTCCAAACACAAAGCATTGGAGAATGAAATCCAGTCTCATGAACCGCAATTGATGTCTGTGGCTGCTGTTGGAGATGAACTGGTTCGTCAGAAACACTTTGGTTCTGATAGGATTCAGGAGAGACTTCAAGAAATTCTGGGAATGTGGAATCATCTCCTGGATTTGGCCGCTTTCAGAAGGAAGCGCTTGGAGGAGGCTGTAGACTACCATCAACTGTTTGCAGATGCCGATGACATTGATATTTGGATGCTGGATACACTACGACTCGTCTCATCGGAAGACGTTGGCAGAGACGAAGCCAATGTCCAATCGTTGTTGAAGAAACACAAAGATGTGACAGATGAACTCAAGAACTACGCTACAACTATCGATCAGCTTCGTCAGCAGGCATCGTCTCTTGGTGAGCAGGATGCTAAGTCACCGGAAGTGCTGGAAAGACTGGACTCCATAGACTCCAGATACAAGGAACTTATGGAACTCGCCAAACTTCGCAAACAGAGATTGTTGGATGCATTATCATTGTACAAGTTGTTCAGCGAGTCAGACGGAGTGGAGCAATGGATCGGTGAGAAGAATAGGATGTTGGAGACTATGGTACCGGCGAAGGATATCGAAGACGTTGAGATTATGAAGCACAGATACAATGGTTTCGAAAAGGAAATGTATGCCAACGCTTCTCGAGTTGCTGTGGTCAATCAACTCGCAAGACAATTATTGCACGTTGAACATCCCAATTCTGAGCAGATCGTTGCACGTCAGAACGAGTTGAACCAGAAATGGGCTGAGCTCCGCGAGAAAGCAGAGAACAAACGTGACGAATTGAACTCTGCTCATGGCGTACAGACCTTCCACATTGAATGCCGCGAGACAGTATCTTGGATCGAGGATAAGAAACGTATCCTTCAACAAACAGACAGTTTAGAGATGGATCTGACTGGAGTCATGACCTTGCAACGTCGACTAAGTGGAATGGAGCGCGACCTGGCAGCCATCCAGGCTAAATTGGACGCCTTGGAAATGGAGGCTCAGAATATCCAACAACAGAATCTGGAAGATCCTGAGGTGATCAAGGGAAGGATTGATCAGATACACACTATTTGGGAGCAGTTGACACAGATGTTGAAGGAACGTGATGCAAAATTGGAAGAAGCAGGTGATCTTCACAGATTCCTCAGAGATTTGGATCACTTCCAGGCTTGGTTACGCAGGACACAAACTGATGTGGCCAGCGAAGATACTCCAACTACCTTGGCTGATGCTGAGAAACTCTTGACACAACACCAGAATATTAAGGAAGAAATTGATAATTATACCGATGACTACCAGAAGATGATGGAGTACGGCGAAAGATTGACCAGCGAAGCTGGTGATGGTGATACACAGTACATGTTCCTTAGGGAGAGATTAAACGCCCTGAAGATGGGCTGGGAAGATTTACGCCAGATGTGGGTCAACAGAAAGATCTTACTGTCCAATTCTCTTAATCTGCAAATCTTCGATCGCGACGCACGCCAGGCAGAAGTGCTTTTGTCCCAGCAAGAGCACATTCTCGCTAAGGATGAAACGCCGGCGAACTTCGAACAAGCGGAGCACATGATCAAGCGTCACGAGGCGTTCATGACCACGATGGACGCGAACGACGAGAAAATCAACTCCGTGGTGCAGTTCGCCGGACGACTTGTCGACGAGGGCCACTTCGCGGCGGACAAAGTCAAGAAGAAGGCAGAGAGCATTAACGAGCGTCGTCGAATAAACCGAGAGAAGGCGAATCAGTATATGGAGAAACTCAAGGATCAGTTACAGTTGCAGATGTTCTTACAGGATTGCGAAGAATTGGGAGAATGGGTTCAGGAGAAGCACATCACCGCTCAAGATGAAACTTATAGAAGTGCCAAGACGGTGCATAGCAAGTGGACAAGGCACCAGGCGTTTGAGGCCGAAATCGCGAGTAATAAGGATCGTCTGCAGCAATTACAACAGGCTGCTGAAGAATTGATTCAACAGAAGCCTGATTTAGCTGAGATCATCAAGCCTAAGGTGGCAGAATTGGCTGACCAGTTTGAGGAACTTGAGACTACTACTCATGACAAAGGTGAACGCCTGTTCGACGCCAATCGTGAAGTCCTTATTCACCAGACTTGCGACGATATTGATTCTTGGATGAACGAACTGGAGAAACAGATTGAAAGCACGGATACTGGTTCTGATTTGGCATCGGTGAATATCTTGATGCAGAAGCAACAAATGATCGAAACTCAGATGGCTGTGAAAGCGAGACAGGTTACCGAGTTGGACAAACAGGCTGAACACTTGCAACGTACGGTGCCTGACGACAAGATGGAGGAGATTAAGTGCAAGAAGGAGAAGGTGGCTCAGAGATTCGCCCAACTGAAAGCACCATTGATCGATCGTCAACGTCAGttagagaagaagaaggaagctTTCCAGTTCAGGCGCGACGTGGAAGACGAGAAGCTCTGGATCGCCGAGAAGATGCCTCAGGCTACCAGTACGGAGTATGGAAATTCATTGTTTAACGTGCACATGCTTAAGAAGAAGAACCAGTCTCTGCGTACTGAGATAGAGAACCATGAACCCAGAATCAATCTGGTCTGCAACAACGGACAGAAACTTATAGACGAGGGCCACGAGGATAGTCCTGAGTTCCAGAAATTGATACCCGAGTTAACCGAGAAATGGAAGGAGCTGAAGCATGCTGTAGACGACAGGAACAAGCATCTCTTGCAAAACGAAAAGGCACAGCAGTACTTCTTTGACGCGACAGAAGCGGAATCCTGGATGAGCGAACAAGAATTGTATATGATGGTAGAAGACCGTGGCAAGGACGAAATTTCAGCCCAGAACTTGATGAAGAAACACGAGTCTTTGGAACATGCCATGGAAGATTATGCAGAGACCATCCGCCAGCTTGGAGAAACCGCCAGGCAGCTCATTAACGATCAACATCCTCTTGTTGACCAGATTGCTGTGAAGCAATCACAAGTAGACAAACTGTACGCTGGTTTGAAAGATCTTGCTGGCGAACGTCGAGCTAAATTAGACGACGCTCTTCAATTGTTCATGCTGAATAGAGAAGTGGACGATCTTGAGCAGTGGATCGCAGAAAGAGAATTGGTAGCTGGAAGCCACGAATTGGGTCAGGATTACGATCATGTGACGCTCCTTTGGGAGAGGTTCAAAGAGTTTGCTCGAGATACCGAGGCGATAGGCTCGGAAAGAGTGGCGGCAGTGAATGGAATTGCAGATTCTCTAATGGCAAGTGGTCACTCCGATGCTGCTACTATTGCAGAATGGGAGGATGGTTTGAACGAAGTCTGGCAAGATCTGCTGGAATTGATCGAGACTCGTACGCAAATGCTGGAAGCTAGTAAAGAACTGCACAAGTTCTTCCACGATTGCAAAGACGTGCTTGGAAGAATCTTGGAGAAACAGAACGCTATGTCTGACGAATTAGGTCGCGACGCTGGTTCAGTCTCAGCTCTGCAGAGGAAGCACGCCAACTTCATGCAGGATTTATCCACGTTGCAGAGCCAGGTGTCGCAGATCCAAGAGGAATCTGCTACGTTACAGGCTAGTTATTGCGGAGACAAGGCTAGAGAGATCACTAATCGTGAAGGGGAGGTAGTTGCTGCTTGGAACAATCTTCAATCGCTTTGCGATGGTAGAAGAACGAAACTGGAGGATACCGGTGATCTGTTCCGATTCTTCAACATGGTTAGGACTCTGATGATTTGGATGGATGATGTAGTTCGTCAGATGAACACTTCGGAGAAACCTCGCGACGTTGCTGGAGTGGAGTTACTAATGAACAATCATCAAAGTTTAAAAGCCGAAATAGATGCTAGGGAGGACAATCTGATGGCGTGTATCAATCTTGGGAAAGACTTGTTAGCCAGGAACCACTATGCTAGTAGCCAGATCAAGGAGAAATTGGCAGCTTTAACTGATCACAGAAACGCGTTGCTGCATAGATGGGAGGAACGTTGGGAGAATCTACAACTGA TTTTGGAGGTCTATCAATTCGCAAGAGACGCAGCGGTTGCTGAAGCATGGTTAGTCGCCCAGGAACCATACCTTATGAGTCAAGAACTTGGC CACACGATCGATGAAGTGGAGAATCTGATTAAGAAGCACGAAGCGTTTGAAAAATCGGCAGCTGCTCAGGAAGAAAGGTTTAGTGCCTTGCATCGACTCACTACG TTTGAGTTGAAAGAAATGAAGAGGAGAGAACAAGAacgagaggaagaagaaagacgCAAGAAGGAGGAGGCCGCAGCAGCCGAGGCAGCTCGATTAGCTAAAGCAACACCGGTAACTAGTCCAGACGAACCACCGAGCGAAAG AGCCGAAGCAGAAGGTGTACCAACTGGAGAACGTCCCGCCGGAGAAGACGAATCACATG CTCCGAAAGGTGGAAGCGGTTCCGAGTCTGGTACTTTAAGACGTAAGGAACGTAGTCGCAGCAAGTCGCCGTTCAGGAGTTTCCGCTGGAGAAAGTCCGCCAAGTCGCCGAGTTTAGATCGAAGTGGCGTGAGTGACGATGAGCGCAGCATTTCCG